The Hevea brasiliensis isolate MT/VB/25A 57/8 chromosome 1, ASM3005281v1, whole genome shotgun sequence genome has a window encoding:
- the LOC110633436 gene encoding GDSL esterase/lipase 4-like isoform X1, whose amino-acid sequence MRPELNGSCVKSFSKHANQHNKALSVALKKLQSRLPGFKYSIVYYYHALANRIKNPTKYVGEVICCGSGLDNGRNCGGGSNGTQTYNLCSNRNDYVLFGGHHTQKTNQQLAQLFWSGAPNVIGPYNVKQFFEFV is encoded by the exons ATGCGCCCTGAATTGAATGGTAGCTGTGTAAAGAGCTTCTCAAAGCATGCAAATCAACACAACAAAGCTTTATCTGTTGCCTTGAAAAAGCTGCAGAGCAGGTTACCTGGATTCAAGTATTCAATTGTTTACTATTATCACGCTCTTGCTAATAGAATAAAGAATCCAACTAAATATG TAGGAGAAGTTATATGTTGTGGCAGTGGCTTGGACAATGGCAGGAATTGTGGAGGAGGAAGCAATGGAACACAAACCTACAATCTTTGTAGCAACCGTAATGACTATGTGCTTTTTGGAGGACATCATACTCAAAAGACAAACCAACAACTTGCCCAACTATTTTGGAGTGGAGCACCAAATGTCATTGGACCTTATAACGTTAAGCAATTCTTTGAATTTGTTTAG
- the LOC110633436 gene encoding GDSL esterase/lipase 4-like isoform X2, with translation MRPELNGSCVKSFSKHANQHNKALSVALKKLQSRLPGFKYSIVYYYHALANRIKNPTKYGEVICCGSGLDNGRNCGGGSNGTQTYNLCSNRNDYVLFGGHHTQKTNQQLAQLFWSGAPNVIGPYNVKQFFEFV, from the exons ATGCGCCCTGAATTGAATGGTAGCTGTGTAAAGAGCTTCTCAAAGCATGCAAATCAACACAACAAAGCTTTATCTGTTGCCTTGAAAAAGCTGCAGAGCAGGTTACCTGGATTCAAGTATTCAATTGTTTACTATTATCACGCTCTTGCTAATAGAATAAAGAATCCAACTAAATATG GAGAAGTTATATGTTGTGGCAGTGGCTTGGACAATGGCAGGAATTGTGGAGGAGGAAGCAATGGAACACAAACCTACAATCTTTGTAGCAACCGTAATGACTATGTGCTTTTTGGAGGACATCATACTCAAAAGACAAACCAACAACTTGCCCAACTATTTTGGAGTGGAGCACCAAATGTCATTGGACCTTATAACGTTAAGCAATTCTTTGAATTTGTTTAG
- the LOC131169324 gene encoding uncharacterized protein LOC131169324, with protein sequence MASSNARALSPPIFNGENYQIWAMRMKALLKGLDLWEVVETGADPSPLRANSTVTQLKHYAEESAKKFKVLSYIHSAVSESIFTRIMACETGKEAWDRLREEFQGSENTRQMQVLNLRRTFEALKMKETENVKEYSDKVIKVVNQIRVLGEDLPDKRVVEKILVSLPERFEAKISSLKDSKDVYQISLAELVNALQATEQRRSLTLKYQTENAFVMKNKGRDQFNSEGKRTTDKRNKREEIRSFEYLSEIQDYG encoded by the exons ATGGCTTCAAGTAATGCTAGAGCTCTTTCACCTCCAATCTTTAATGGTGAAAATTATCAAATATGGGCTATGAGAATGAAGGCTTTGTTAAAGGGGTTGGATTTATGGGAGGTAGTAGAAACGGGAGCTGATCCTTCACCTTTAAGAGCAAACTCAACAGTTACTCAACTCAAGCATTATGCTGAAGAATCAGCTAAGAAGTTTAAAGTTCTCTCCTACATACACTCAGCTGTGTCTGAGTCAATATTCACACGCATTATGGCATGTGAAACTGGAAAAGAAGCCTGGGATAGGCTTAGAGAAGAGTTTCAAGGGAGTGAGAATACAAGACAGATGCAGGTCTTGAATTTGAGAAGAACATTCGAAGCCTTGAAGATGAAGGAgacagaaaatgtcaaagaatatTCTGATAAAGTTATAAAAGTTGTCAATCAAATCAGAGTTCTTGGAGAGGATTTGCCAGATAAAAGGGTGGTAGAAAAAATTCTTGTGAGTCTTCCTGAAAGGTTTGAAGCAAAAATCTCCTCTCTTAAAGATTCAAAGGATGTTTATCAAATATCACTTGCAGAGTTAGTTAATGCTCTGCAAGCTACTGAACAGAGAAGATCTTTGACATTAAAATATCAAACTGAGAATGCatttgtcatgaaaaataaaggtAGAGATCAGTTCAACTCAGAAGGCAAAAGGACAACTGATAAAAGAAACAAAAGGGAAG AAATCAGAAGTTTTGAATATCTTTCAGAAATTCAAGACTATGGTTGA